Genomic DNA from Salinibacter pepae:
AAGCGCTGGACAACCTGATGGAGGAGCACCCCGACCTCCGAAAGCCGCTCGACGAGCGGCTGCCCATCCGGGCCGGACAGGTGGTGTGGGCCGCCCGGCACGAGATGGCCCGGACGGTAGAGGACGTCCTGGCCCGCCGCACCCGATGCCTCCTGCTCGACGCGCAGGCGAGCATCGACGCGGCGCCCCGGGTCGCCGCGTTGATGGCCGAAGAACGGGACCTGCCCCCCTCCTGGGTCGACGATCAGGTCGAGGCCTTCACCGAGGTGGCCCGCAACTACCTGATGCCGTCCATCCCCGCGTAGGAGACCGGCGTCACGTACGGGACGGAAGGCGGCCGGCCCTGCGCGCGGGACAGTTCGCCGGGCCCGTCCTCTCGCCTTCCACTATCCCGTCATGGCTCCGTCTCCCGCCACCTCTGAACTTCCCGGCCCACCCGGGCTCTGGGCCGAGCGGCCGTTGGTCCGGTCGGAATCCGGGGCCCCCTCCCCCGCGGCGGAGGCCGTCTCGGCCGCTGCGGGGCGGGTCCGATCCAGGGCAAACTGACGGACCCGGGCTTCCAGGTTCTCGGTGACGCGGTCCAGGGTCGTCGCGATGTCGGACACCTCCGTCACGCCCGCCGCCGACTCCTGGGCGGCCGTCGAGATCGACTGCACGCTCCGGGCGATCTCTTGGCTGGTGGTGGACTGCTCCTCGGAGGCGGCCGCAATCTCGTCGGCCTTCGCCTCCACCTCCTCGATCGAGGCGACGATCTGGCGGAGCGCCTCGCTCGCCTTCTCCGACAGCTCGATGCCCTCCTCGGCGTTGCGACTGCTCTGCTGGGCCGCCTCCACGGCCTGGTCGATCTCCAACTGCACCTCACCGATGATGTCGGCGATCTCGGAGGTGGCCTGGTCGGTCTCGTCCGCAAGCTCCCGCACCTCCTCGGCCACCACGGCGAACCCTTGGCCCGTCTCGGACCCGGTGCCGTCCCCGCCGGCTCGGGCCGCCTCAATCGCCGCGTTCAGCGCCAACAGGTTGGTCTGATTCGCGATCTCGTCGATGGTCTCGACGACCTGGCTGATTTCCTCACTGGAGGCCTGAAGGCGGTCAATGGTGTCGGCGGTGCCCTGCACTTCCCGGGCGATGTCCTTCATCTTGCCGGTCGCCTCCGAGACCACCGCCTGCCCCTCGCGCGCCTCCCGGCCCCCGTCCTGGGCGGACTGGGCCACGGACTGGACGCTGCGCGCATTTTCGTTGATCGTTGTGTTGAGCTCCTCCACCGCCGCGGCCACCTCCTCGGCCTGCGCGGACTGCTCCTCGGCACTGGCGGCCATCTGGTCGGACGACGTGCTAATTTCGTCGGCGGACCTGTTGGCCCTGCTCGTCGCGCTCATCACCTCCTGCAGGGTCGACCGGATCGACGCGACCGCGCCCTCCAGTTTCGTGCGGAGTTGGCCGGTCATTTCGGCGGCCTGCTCCGTGTTCTCGTTCGGGGTCGTCGGGGCCTCGCCGGCGAACGACACAGTCAGGTCGCCGTCTTCGAGCCGTTCGAGGCGGCCGTCCAGGTCCTCAATCTCCAGGCGAAGGAAGCTGTTCACCTCCTCGGCGGTCTCTGCCAAGCGAGACGCTTCCTCCCGTTTCTCCTCGGCCTCCTCCTGCGCCGCCTCAAGATCAGCGAGGAGCGTCTCGAGCTCCTCATTCTGCGCCTCGTTTTCGAGCTCGGTCCGGGCCCGGTTGCGCTGGGCCCGAATGGCCTGCAGGCACCCGAGCGTTAGGAAGCCGACCTCGAAAATCACCCAGGCGCTGTGCTCCGCCGCCATCCAGGGCGCCGAATGGGTCACCCCAAACATCGACATCGGCCAGAAAATCCCGCGGGCAAAGTGGTCGATGGCCGTCACGGCCGCCGCGGACACCAGCACGCCCCAGTCGTAGTACAGCGCCAGAAAGGCCAGGGACACGAAGATGTGGAAGTGCATCGAGATGCGTCCCGCCACGAGGTAGATCAGCAGGCCCGACATCAGGAGCTGTGCGGCCCCCACGCCGTGACGGGTGAGCGTCGCCTCCGGCTTAAAGTAGGCCGCGGCCGCCGCCGGAATGGAAATGAGCCCCCCCACGAGGGCGGCGGTGAGCACGTACCCGCCAACCGCACTCTCCGCCCCGGCCCACGCTCCGGCGGAGGCGACACGGGCCAGAACGATTGCCAGGATCCACTGGACTGCCAAAAGCCCGGCAAATTTCCGGCTGGTGGCCCGCCATCCTGCGCGGAGGTACTTCAACGTTCGCTCCTGGAGGGCCTGATCGGCGATGGTCGGGCCCGTTTCCTTCTGTGCGGCTCGGTGTTGCATAATGGTTGGGACGCCCGCATCGGGGACGGTCCGTCGACCCCCCTATAGCCTCAGAGACTCGGCGGGACAATCCGGGGCGTCGTTGTTTGGCGGGGAGTGCGTGCGACAGAGTGGTTTTGATGCTTTCAGCATTTGTTATCGGCCGTTCACTTCGTATTTATTGCGGCAAGGCCACGCGTTACAAGAGTGTCACTTTCACGAGCGCGCGCGTCTTCGGCCGCACTGGTGCACGGGAGCCCATCTACAGACGGCCCGGAGAGGCAGCGCCGGATCCCGTCGTTAGCCGCCATGAATGCACCTCAGGTTCTCTCTCGCCTCCGCCAAAAATAAAAAACGCCCGCTCCGGAGACGGGACGGGCGTTGAGCAGGTCCACGTCGGATGGTCGCGCGGTGTTAGCGGAGGGAGTGCCCTCCGGAGGCCCCTCCCTCCCTTCGGTGAAGCCTTGCCCCCGCTACGTCCGCGACCGGGCGGCCTCGAAGACGAGCAGGCCCGTCGCCACGGAGACGTTGAGCGACTCCGCCGGGCCGCGCATGGGAATGGAAAGGAGCTCGTCGCACGCCTCCGCCACCTCGGGCGCCAGGCCCGTCCCTTCGCTCCCCAGGACCACCGCCACGGGCCGGTCCCAGTCGGCGTCCCAGAGCGGGGTCTCGGCGGTGCCCTCCGCGCCGTAGACGAAGTAGCCCCGCTCCTTGAGCTGGGTCAGCACGCGGGGCAGGTCGTCGGTCCGCGCGATCGGAATCCGGGGCGCCGTGCCGGCGCTCGCCTTTATCGCGGCGGCGTTCAACGGGGCCATCTCGCGGGACGGCACAATGACGCCGTCGGTCCCGGCCGCCACCGCACTCCGCAGCATCGCGCCGAAGTTACGAGGGTCCGTCACCCGGTCGACGACGAGGAGCGTCGGCTGGGCGGCCTGCACCGCGTCCCAGGTGGGCGCGATGTCGGAGAGCATTGCGTCCACCTCCCGGTACCGGATGGGGGCCGTAATGGCCACGACGCCCTGATGCGTGGCCCCGTCGGACTCGTGCCGCAGCCGGGCCTCGGGGACGTACTGGACCGGGGTCCCGCGGTCGTCGGCGATCGACCGAATGGCCCCGATCTGGGCGCCGCTCACGTCCTGCTTCAGCATCACCTTTTCGATGCCGAGGTCGTCCCGCTTCAGGGCCTCCAGAACGGGACCGCGGCCGATGAGGGTAGAGGTGTCTGACGGGCTCATGTTCGGGTCGGGAACGGGTGGTGCGGGAAGACAGGTGAAACGAGACGAGCCCCCCGCCAGGCTCCACTCCCCGACACGCAACAGCGGCCACAGAACGTAGTTCGGGCTCTGCTCGACTCTTCGGTGTGTTTTCGCGTCGGGCCGAACGGGGCTCCCGGCTGCTCGTATGGCTATCCCCTCGTCTCCCAACACCTCAGCTCTTCCCAACACCTCAGCTCAATGCCTGTCTCCTCCCCCGGCCGCACCGCGGTCTTCGTCGACGGCTGTCGGCTTCCGTTCCAGCGGGCCGGCACCGGGTACGCCGACCTGATGGCCTACGACATGGGCCGCATGGTCCTGCGGCACCTCCTCACCCGGACCGGCCTGCCCCCCGACCGGGTGGAGCGGGTCGTGATGGGCACGGTGGTGCAGGACGTCAACACGAGCAACGTGGCCCGGGAGTCGGCCCTCGCCGCCGGCATTCCGAACCACGTGCCCGCCTTCACGGTGACGATGGCCTGCATCTCCAGCAACCAGGCCGTCACCAGTGGCGTCGACCTCCTGCGCACCGGACAGGCGGACGTTATGATCGCGGGCGGCACCGAAACCCTGAGCGACCCGCCCGTCCGGCTGAAGCGCCCCGTCCGGAAGCGGCTCTTTCAGGCCCGCAAGGCCAAGAGCACGGGCGACTACCTGGACCTGCTGGACGGCCTCAGCCCCGGCGACCTCCTGCCCGAAACGCCGGCCATCGCCGAGTTCTCGACCGGCGAGGTGATGGGCGAGAGCGCCGACCGGCTCGCCGCGATGTTCGGCATCTCGCGCGAGGACCAGGACCGGTTCGCCCTCCGCTCGCACAAGCGGGCCGCCGCCGCCCGGGACGACGGGCGCCTCGACGAGGAACTCGTTCCCGCTACCGTTCCCCCCGACTTCGACCCAATCACGACCGACAACGTGATCCGGGACGACACGTCATTGGAGCAGCTCCATGACCTGCCGCCCGCATTCGTCGAGCCCTTCGGGACCATCACCGCCGGCAGCTCGTCGGCCCTCACCGACGGCGCTTCGGCGACGCTGCTGATGGCGGAGGAGGTGGCCGAAGCCGAGGGCGTTGCGCCGCGCGCCGCCCTCCACACCTACACCTACGTCGCGCAGGACCCCGAGACCGAATTGCTCCTGGGCCCCGCGTACGCCATCCCCGAGGTGCTCGACGAGGCCGGCCTCACGCTCGACGACATCGACGTGATCGAGCTCCACGAGGCCTTTGCCGGCCAGGTGCTGGCGGTCCTCGAAGCGCTCCGCTCCGACACGTTCGCCGCGGAGCACCTGAACCGAACCGAGGCGGTCGGCGCGGTCGAGATGGATCGCCTCAACACGCGGGGCGGCTCCCTGTCGCTGGGGCACCCGTTTGGGGCGACCGGGGCGCGCCTCGTGATGAGCGCGGTGAACCGGCTTCACGACGAGGACGGCCGCTGGGCCCTCGTCTCGGCCTGCGCCGCCGGCGGCCAGGGCCACGCCCTCCTCCTTGAGCGGCGGCCCTCGTAGTCCGTCCCCAGCGCCCCCCTCCTTCTGTCTTCAACGCCCCCCAACCCATGCCGAACGCCCTCTCTGTGCCCACGGACCTCCTGACCCTGACGGTGGACGAGACCGGAGTGGCCACGCTCGAGCTCGATGCCCCCGACGCGTCGGTCAACAAGATCTCTTGGGACACCCTGAACGCCTTTTCCGACGCCCTGGACGTGGTTGAGACCCACGCCGACCTGTCCGGGCTGGTGATCGCCAGTGGCAAGCCGGACTCGTTCATCGTCGGGGCCGACCTGGCGATGCTGCAAACGTTCGAGATCCCGGCGGAGGCGCGGCGCCTGAGCCGCGAGGCCCACGCCCTCGGGGAACGGGTCCGAAGCCTCCCGGTCCCGACCGTGGCCGCCCTCCACGGCCCCGTGATGGGGGGCGGCCTGGAGCTGGCGCTCAACTGCGACTACCGCGTCGCCTCCACCGCCGACGCGACCAAGATGGCCCTGCCCGAGGTGCAGCTCGGCCTGCTGCCCGGCGGGGGCGGCACCCAGCTGCTGCCGCGCCTCGTGGGCGTGCAGCAGGCCCTCGGGCTCATGCTGACCGGCAAAAACACGTACCCGGACAAGGCGCGGCGCATCGGCCTGGTCGACGCCCTCATTCACCCGCCCGGCCTCCGCGATGCGGCGCGGCGGGCGGCCCGTGAACTGGCGGCGGGCACCCGCCCCGTCGAGCGTGCCGAGCAGTCCCTCGGGGACCGCCTGCTGGAGGGCAACCCCGTCAGCCGGCGCGTCATCTACCGGCAGGCCCGCACACGGACCGAACGCCGCACCCGGGGCAACTACCCCGCGCCGCCCCGCATCATCGACGCGGTGCGCACGGGGATGGAAGAGGGCCTCGGGCCCGGGCTCGACACGGAGCGGCAGCACTTCGGCGAGCTCGTGTTCACGCCCGAGTCGCAGGCCCTCGTGTCGATCTTCTTCGCCAAACGGGACGCGGAGACGAACCCGCAGCCCGAACAGGCGCGCCCGGTCGATACCGTGGGCGTGCTCGGGGCGGGCCTCATGGGGAGTGGCATCGCGCAGGTGTCGGCCCAGAATGGGCTCGACGTCGTGCTTACGGACCAGTCGCTGGCGCTCGCGGCCGAGGGGAAGAAGGCCATCTGGTCCGCGGTGGCCGAGCAGAAGGACAAGGGCATCATCAACACGTTCACGCGGGACCAGATTGTAGAGCGGGTCGCCCCCACCGCCGACTACGCGCCGCTCCGGGCGGCCGACGTCGTGATTGAGGCCGTGCCGGAGGACCTCTCGATCAAGCACGCGGTGCTGTCGGAGGTCGAGGCCGTAGTCGATCCGGATACGGTGTTGGCCTCCAACACGTCCGCCCTGCCCATCTCGACGATCGCCGAGGGCGTGGACGACCCGTCCCGCGTGCTCGGGATGCACTACTTCTCCCCCGTGCCCGACATTCCGCTCCTGGAGATCATCGTCACCGAGGACACCTCCGAGGAGGCCCTCGCCACCGCCTACGCCGCGGGGCTCGCGCAGGACAAGACCGTCATCGTGGTGAACGACGGCCCGGGCTTCTACACCACCCGCATCCTCGCCCTCTACATGAACGAGGCCCTGCTGCTCTTCGAGGCCGGGGCCGAGATCGAAGCGGTCGACGACGCGATGATGGACGCCGGGTTCCCGATGGGGCCGTTCGAGCTGTTCGACCTGGTGGGCCTGGACGTGGCGGCCAAGATTACGGACGTGATGGGCGAGGCCCTCTCCCCCGGCCGCGTCGACATCAGCGACCGGGCCGGCCGGCTCGCGGAGGCCGACCTGCTGGGTCAAAAGACCAATCTCGGCTTCTACGAGTACGACGCGGACGACGCCGCCGACGACAAGGACCCGCAGGGGGTCAACGACGCGGTGTACCGCCACAGCGAGGCTTCGACTCGGTCCACGCCCCCCGCCGGCGCGGTCCAGGACCGCCTGCTTCTCATGATGGTCAACGAGGCCGTCCGGTGCCTCGAAGACGGGGTGCTCCGCGCCCCCATCGACGGCGACCTCGGGGCCGTGTTCGGGCTCGGCTTTCCGCCGTTCCTCGGCGGGCCCTTCCGCCACGTCGACCGTGCAGGGGCCGCCTCCATCGTAGACACCCTCCAGCGCCTGGCCGACCGGCACGGCCCTCGCTTTGCCCCGGCCGACCGCCTCCAGACCCACGCCGCTCAGGACACCACCTTTCACCCGTAAGCGCATGGCGCCTTCCATCTCCGCCCTCAAGGACGCCCTCTCTGCTCCCGCCGCCTACCCGCACGACCCGGATCGGATTGATTTCGAGCAGACCCACATCTCCCTGGTCGCCCTCGTCCCGCCCCGGGTGTACAAGATCAAAAAGCCGGTCTCGCTGAAGTACCTCGATTTTTCGACCCTGGAGCGGCGGCGGCACTTCTGCGAGCAGGAGGTCCGCCTGAACCGCCGCCTCGCCCCCGACACGTACGAGGGGGTGGTGCCCATCGTCGACACCGCCGACGGCCTCCGCGTGGACGGCGATCCGAGCGCGGGGCCCGTCGTAGAGGTGGCCGTGGCGATGCGCTACCTGGACCCGGATCGGTTTCTCGAGGCACGATTGGCCCGCGGGGCGGCCTCGGCCGCCGACATCGACCGGGTGGTGCAGACGCTTTGCGCCTTCTACGCGTCACGCCCCTCGACGCCCGAGGTGGCCGAGGCGGGGCGGATCGACCGGCTGCGGGCGGTGACCGAGGGGAATTTCGCGGAGGCGGAGGGGCACGTCGGCCACCTGCTCTCGCGCCCAGCGCACGAGGCGCTCCGCTTCTACGCCGAGCGCTTCTACGACCAGCACGCCGCCCGCCTCCACCGACGCCGGGCCGGGGGATGCATCGTGGAGGGCCACGGCGACCTGCGGCTGGAGCACGTCCACCTCACCGACGACCGCGTCGTCATCTTCGACTGCGTGGAGTTCAACGACGAGTTTCGGCACCTCGACGTGGCGAACGACGTGGCCTTCCTGGCCATGGACCTCGACCGGAAGGGGCGTCCGGACCTGGCCCGCCGCTTCGTGGACCGGATGGCAGAGGGGTTGGACGATCCGGGCCTGCATGCGGTGATTCCCTTCTACAAGAGCCAGCGCGCTCAGGTGCGGGGGAAGGTGCACGGGCTGCGGGCCGCCGAGGAAGAGATCTCCGCCGCCGAGCAGGATCGCAGCCGCGCCCAGGCCCGCCACTACTACCAGTTGGCCCTCCGCTACGCCGTGGCGGGGGCCAGGCCGCTCGTGGTGGTGGTCATGGGCCGCCCCGGCACCGGCAAGAGCACGCAGGCCGAGGCGGTGGCCCGCGCCCTCGGGTGGCCCCACCTCGCCTCCGACCGCATCCGCAAGACCCACGCGGGCGTCCCGCTCCACGAACGGCCCGACGCCGCCACCCGCAAGCGCCTCTACGCCGACCGCACGACGGAGGCCACCTACGCCACGCTCCGCACCCGCGCCCTGGAGCGGGCCCGCCGCCACCAAAGCACGGTGCTCGACGCCACGTTCAGCCGCCCCGCGCAGCGGACCCGCCTCCGTGCTGCCCTCCGCGCCGCGGACGTGCCGCATGTCTTCGTGGAGGTCACGGCGCCCGACGACGAACTCAAACGGCGCCTGCGCCGACGCTCCGCCGAGGACGCCACGGCTTCTGACGCCCGGGCCACTGACTTCGAGATGCTCACGGACCGCTACGAGGCGCCCGATGCCCTGGAGGACCCGCGCCACGTCCGGGTCGGGACCGAAGGCGCCCCCGAGCAGACCACGCTCGACATCTTGAAGACGCTAATTCGGCTGACGAACTGAGGCAATCCGCAGCTGCTCAAAGGACTCGGCCGCAGTTACGCCGCGGCCAGGTCGAGCGCAGCTTCCGACGAGATGACCTGCACGCCCGCCTCGTTCATCTCGTCCCACGCCTGCGCCAGCGAGCCGTCCTGATCGATGCCACGGGTCGCGTCCTCGATCACGTACACGTCGAACCCCTCCTCGCGCCCGTCGACGGCCGACCACTTCACGCAGAAGTCCGTGGCCAGGCCGCACAGGTAGAGCGTGTCGATGCCCCGCCCGCGCAGGTAGCCCGTCAGGCCCGTCGGCGTTGTGCCGTCGTTTTCGTAGAAGGCCGAGTAGGAGTCGATCCCGGCCCGGAACCCCTTGCGGAGGATCAACTCCGACGGGGCGGTGTCGAGGTCCGGATGAAACGCGGCCCCCTCGGTGCCCTGCACGCAGTGGTCCGGCCACAGCACCTGCTCGCCGTAGTCCACCTCAATCACGTCCATCGGGGCGTGGTCCGGGTGCGACGAGGCGAACGACTGGTGCCCGGCCGGGTGCCAGTCCTGGGTCTGGATGACGTGGTCGAACCGGGCGGCCAGCGCATTCACGGTCGGGACGATCGTGTCCCCCTCCGGCACCGCCAGAGCGCCGCCGGGGCAAAAGTCGTTCTGAAGGTCGACGATGAGGAGTGCGTCCATGGAGGATGGAGCCGTATCAATTCAAGAGTGTCCGCCTGGAGGTGGTGGGAGCGGTAGGTTCCTAGCGGGGCCCACTCAAATCCCAGCCGGCCCGCATTGTTGCCGGCCCGTCCGCGGATCATGGCCCTCGGGAGACAGGTTCGACTCTTCCTCCCCCGAACGACTCCCGGTTCCCACAATGCCCGACTCCCTTTCCCCGCCCCCGGCCTCCGCCAGTGCCGACGAGATCGAACGCGTGTTTGCCGCCCAGCGGGCCCACGCCCCGGCGGTGCGGGCCGCGTCGGTCGACCGGCGCCGCGACAAGCTGCGGCGGCTCTGCGACGGCCTCCGGGCGCACCGGACCGACTTTCAGGACGCCATCCACGCCGACTTCCGGAAGGCACCGGCGGAGGTGGATCTGACAGAGATGAAGCCCCTGCTGGACGAGGCCCAGTTCGCGATCAACCGCCTCGACGACTGGATGGCCCCGGACCGGCGCAGCCACCCGGCCTTCTTTGCGGGCACCCGCTCGGAGATCCACTACGAGCCGAAGGGGGTCGCGCTGATTCTCGCCCCCTGGAACTACCCCCTCACGCTCACGCTCGGCCCGCTGATCGGCGCCCTCGCGGCGGGCAACTGCGTGACGCTGAAGCCTTCCGAGAAGACGCCCCACACGAACGTCGTCCTCAAAAAGCTGATCGGCGACCTGTACGAGGAGCGGGAGGTCGCCCTGCTGACCGGCGCGAAGGAGGTGGCACAGGGCCTCCTGGAGCAGCCGTACGACCACGTGTATTTCACCGGCAGCCCACGGGTCGGCCGGCTCGTGATGAAGGACGCAGCGGACCACCTGGCGTCCGTGACGCTGGAGCTCGGGGGCAAGTCGCCGGCGATCGTCGACGAGACCGCCGACCTCGACCTCGCGGCGGAGCGCATCGCCTGGTCGAAGTTCACAAACGCGGGGCAAACCTGCATCGCCCCGGACTACGTGCTCGTCGACGCCCCGGTGCACGACGCCCTGGTCGCCCGCCTCATCGACACCATAGAACACTTCTACGGCGCGACGGCGGCGATGCGACGGGGCAGCGACGACTACGCCCGCCTCATCGACGACGGCCACTGGGACCGCGTCGTGGGGCTCCTGGAGGAGGCCGTCGCGGACGGGGCCACCGTGGCCTTCGGCGGGCAGACCGACGCCGAGACCCGGTACGTGAGTCCCACGATCCTGACGGACGTGCCCCTGGACACCGCCGTCATGCAGGCCGAAATCTTCGGCCCCCTGCTGCCCATCATTCCGATCTCGTCGCTGAACCAGGCGGTGGGTATCGTCAACGATCGGCCCAATCCGCTGTCGATGTACCTCTTCAGCGAACGCGACGCGATGGTCGACACCGTTCTGGGGCGCACCACGGCCGGAAGCACATGCATCAACGAGGGCTTCTTCCACTACGCCAACCCCGACCTCCCCTTCGGCGGGGCCGGGCACAGCGGCATCGGACGGGGGCACGGCGAGGCCGGCTTTCGGGCCTTCTCGAACGCGCGTTCGGTCCTGCGGCGCCGGTACGGGGCGTCGCTCGTGCAGGCCGTCCTTCCCCCCTTCACGGATCGCAAAGAGAGCTTCTTGGCGGCCCTGCTCCGGTACTTCTCCGGGCCCTAAAGGGCCTTTCGCTCAGCGGGGAAGCGGCGATCGATTCTCCCGTGGGGCCGTATGGATGAGTGTCTCTCGACCCCTTCCCTCTTCACCACCTCATGCCTGACGCCGGCGACATCCTGGACGGCTACCGCCTGGACGCGGTCATTGGCCGGGGCGGCATGGGCACCGTGTACCGGGCCACAGACCAGGCCCTCGAAAAAACCGTCGCCCTCAAGGTCATCGCGCCCCACCTGGCCGACGACGACACCTTCGTGCGCCGGTTCCGGGAGGAGGCCAAGGCACTGGCCCGCCTGGATGCGGACGGCATTGTCGACGTGTACACCCTCCGCGAGACGGAGGAGGCCCTGTTTTTTGTAATGGAGCACGTCGAGGGCCCTTCGCTGGAGACCGTGTTGCGGCGGCGGGGCCACCTGGAGCCCCCGCAGGCCCTGTCGCTCCTCCGACAGGTGCTGACCGCCGTGGGGCACGCCCACGCCTCGGGGGTGCTGCACCGCGACCTCAAGCCCAGCAACGTCCTCATTGACGCCGACGGGCAGGCGGTGATCACGGACTTCGGGCTGGCCAAAATTCTGGCGTCCGACGCCGACCTGACGGCGACGCACGACCAGCTCGGCACCGTCGCGTACATGTCGCCGGAGCAGGTGAAAGGCCTCCAGAATGTGGACGCGGCCAGCGACCTCTTCGCCGTCGGCCTCATCGCCTACGAGGGGCTGACCGGACGGCTCCCCTTCGATCGATCCGGGAGTGACTTCGTCGTCCAACGGGCGATCGTGGACGCCTCGTTTCCGCCCCCGTCCACCCACGCGCCGGCGGTGCCCCCGGCGGTGGAACAGGTGGTGCTCGACCTGTTGTCGAAAGACCCGGCCGCTCGCCCGCCCGATGCCCGGGCCGCCCTGGACCGGCTTCCCACCCCGGAGGCCGCAGACGAGGAGCCGCTCCTCACGCCGGATGCCCCCCCCTCCCCCGACGCCGGCTTCACGCCCTGGCAGTGGGCCGGCCTGGCGGCAGGGACCCTCCTGGTGCTGATGGGCACCTACGCCGGGGTGCGGGCCACCCTCGGCCTCCCGGTTCTCTCCGCCGCGGGCCCGGCGCCCCCAGAAACGACCCGGACGGCGGCGGGCACGGCCGGCCCTTCCGCAGAAGGGCAGACGAGGCCGCCGGTGGCGGACGACGCAGGGCTCTCCGCTCGCGAGGAGGAAGGGTCCGCGGCAGGGTCGTCACCGCCCGCCGATGCATCGCCCGACGACGAAGCCCCATCGGATAAGCCGCCCCGCAGTGCGGACGCTTCATCGGAGGACGCCCCGCCCCCGGCCGCTTCGTCCGACGGCACGTCCAGAACAACAGCCCCCGCAGCGTCCGCCCCCGACGACGAGCCGTCCCCCTCGTCCGAACCGGCGACGGGGGCGATTACGGT
This window encodes:
- the pncA gene encoding bifunctional nicotinamidase/pyrazinamidase, with translation MDALLIVDLQNDFCPGGALAVPEGDTIVPTVNALAARFDHVIQTQDWHPAGHQSFASSHPDHAPMDVIEVDYGEQVLWPDHCVQGTEGAAFHPDLDTAPSELILRKGFRAGIDSYSAFYENDGTTPTGLTGYLRGRGIDTLYLCGLATDFCVKWSAVDGREEGFDVYVIEDATRGIDQDGSLAQAWDEMNEAGVQVISSEAALDLAAA
- a CDS encoding 3-hydroxyacyl-CoA dehydrogenase NAD-binding domain-containing protein, with the protein product MPNALSVPTDLLTLTVDETGVATLELDAPDASVNKISWDTLNAFSDALDVVETHADLSGLVIASGKPDSFIVGADLAMLQTFEIPAEARRLSREAHALGERVRSLPVPTVAALHGPVMGGGLELALNCDYRVASTADATKMALPEVQLGLLPGGGGTQLLPRLVGVQQALGLMLTGKNTYPDKARRIGLVDALIHPPGLRDAARRAARELAAGTRPVERAEQSLGDRLLEGNPVSRRVIYRQARTRTERRTRGNYPAPPRIIDAVRTGMEEGLGPGLDTERQHFGELVFTPESQALVSIFFAKRDAETNPQPEQARPVDTVGVLGAGLMGSGIAQVSAQNGLDVVLTDQSLALAAEGKKAIWSAVAEQKDKGIINTFTRDQIVERVAPTADYAPLRAADVVIEAVPEDLSIKHAVLSEVEAVVDPDTVLASNTSALPISTIAEGVDDPSRVLGMHYFSPVPDIPLLEIIVTEDTSEEALATAYAAGLAQDKTVIVVNDGPGFYTTRILALYMNEALLLFEAGAEIEAVDDAMMDAGFPMGPFELFDLVGLDVAAKITDVMGEALSPGRVDISDRAGRLAEADLLGQKTNLGFYEYDADDAADDKDPQGVNDAVYRHSEASTRSTPPAGAVQDRLLLMMVNEAVRCLEDGVLRAPIDGDLGAVFGLGFPPFLGGPFRHVDRAGAASIVDTLQRLADRHGPRFAPADRLQTHAAQDTTFHP
- a CDS encoding AAA family ATPase: MAPSISALKDALSAPAAYPHDPDRIDFEQTHISLVALVPPRVYKIKKPVSLKYLDFSTLERRRHFCEQEVRLNRRLAPDTYEGVVPIVDTADGLRVDGDPSAGPVVEVAVAMRYLDPDRFLEARLARGAASAADIDRVVQTLCAFYASRPSTPEVAEAGRIDRLRAVTEGNFAEAEGHVGHLLSRPAHEALRFYAERFYDQHAARLHRRRAGGCIVEGHGDLRLEHVHLTDDRVVIFDCVEFNDEFRHLDVANDVAFLAMDLDRKGRPDLARRFVDRMAEGLDDPGLHAVIPFYKSQRAQVRGKVHGLRAAEEEISAAEQDRSRAQARHYYQLALRYAVAGARPLVVVVMGRPGTGKSTQAEAVARALGWPHLASDRIRKTHAGVPLHERPDAATRKRLYADRTTEATYATLRTRALERARRHQSTVLDATFSRPAQRTRLRAALRAADVPHVFVEVTAPDDELKRRLRRRSAEDATASDARATDFEMLTDRYEAPDALEDPRHVRVGTEGAPEQTTLDILKTLIRLTN
- a CDS encoding acetyl-CoA C-acyltransferase, producing MPVSSPGRTAVFVDGCRLPFQRAGTGYADLMAYDMGRMVLRHLLTRTGLPPDRVERVVMGTVVQDVNTSNVARESALAAGIPNHVPAFTVTMACISSNQAVTSGVDLLRTGQADVMIAGGTETLSDPPVRLKRPVRKRLFQARKAKSTGDYLDLLDGLSPGDLLPETPAIAEFSTGEVMGESADRLAAMFGISREDQDRFALRSHKRAAAARDDGRLDEELVPATVPPDFDPITTDNVIRDDTSLEQLHDLPPAFVEPFGTITAGSSSALTDGASATLLMAEEVAEAEGVAPRAALHTYTYVAQDPETELLLGPAYAIPEVLDEAGLTLDDIDVIELHEAFAGQVLAVLEALRSDTFAAEHLNRTEAVGAVEMDRLNTRGGSLSLGHPFGATGARLVMSAVNRLHDEDGRWALVSACAAGGQGHALLLERRPS
- the rlmB gene encoding 23S rRNA (guanosine(2251)-2'-O)-methyltransferase RlmB; its protein translation is MSPSDTSTLIGRGPVLEALKRDDLGIEKVMLKQDVSGAQIGAIRSIADDRGTPVQYVPEARLRHESDGATHQGVVAITAPIRYREVDAMLSDIAPTWDAVQAAQPTLLVVDRVTDPRNFGAMLRSAVAAGTDGVIVPSREMAPLNAAAIKASAGTAPRIPIARTDDLPRVLTQLKERGYFVYGAEGTAETPLWDADWDRPVAVVLGSEGTGLAPEVAEACDELLSIPMRGPAESLNVSVATGLLVFEAARSRT
- a CDS encoding methyl-accepting chemotaxis protein, with the translated sequence MQHRAAQKETGPTIADQALQERTLKYLRAGWRATSRKFAGLLAVQWILAIVLARVASAGAWAGAESAVGGYVLTAALVGGLISIPAAAAAYFKPEATLTRHGVGAAQLLMSGLLIYLVAGRISMHFHIFVSLAFLALYYDWGVLVSAAAVTAIDHFARGIFWPMSMFGVTHSAPWMAAEHSAWVIFEVGFLTLGCLQAIRAQRNRARTELENEAQNEELETLLADLEAAQEEAEEKREEASRLAETAEEVNSFLRLEIEDLDGRLERLEDGDLTVSFAGEAPTTPNENTEQAAEMTGQLRTKLEGAVASIRSTLQEVMSATSRANRSADEISTSSDQMAASAEEQSAQAEEVAAAVEELNTTINENARSVQSVAQSAQDGGREAREGQAVVSEATGKMKDIAREVQGTADTIDRLQASSEEISQVVETIDEIANQTNLLALNAAIEAARAGGDGTGSETGQGFAVVAEEVRELADETDQATSEIADIIGEVQLEIDQAVEAAQQSSRNAEEGIELSEKASEALRQIVASIEEVEAKADEIAAASEEQSTTSQEIARSVQSISTAAQESAAGVTEVSDIATTLDRVTENLEARVRQFALDRTRPAAAETASAAGEGAPDSDRTNGRSAQSPGGPGSSEVAGDGAMTG